In one window of Malassezia japonica chromosome 9, complete sequence DNA:
- the SYF1 gene encoding pre-mRNA-splicing factor syf1 (EggNog:ENOG503NU3E; BUSCO:EOG09261XNU; COG:A) produces the protein MPGAEESGASELGRLSALLPLSYPVPSPATHEDLVPLDDLVLEQELLRNTDNFRSWMSYIAHVEDSNYRKRPLPDAGMSSEAVGLLGLLSDASQRLAFQRIVSVYERALAQFPRSYHLWHKYLDARARFVLGELQGGAAAARKRMLQANSVAVDAGPTLLDTRKAEEQANIYEGGLDGVLGWKEWHSLAAAYERALMWLPTMPRLWLDYLNLFVHPKCSPALSRTHARRTFDRALRTLPGSLHLRVWKIYLRWAETCGGHVAQKVWRRYLRVDPSLSERYVRLLVDHRGAPCYADGAQSSIAPEEEDEDEDELSVTAQKRILEASKILLQLARKALAGTYISPDGKSPFQLLIEWLELTERFPEEIGLSREEEEACAPLEKNADGSVIEPASETEAADPSKLPVHRIVEVDGLARFPDQAGRLWTGLATYYIKRGDLVAARDTFEQGMKQVVTVRDFTQIFDAYAETSENVISFMMEELAEDDEDAAPVEEREAEVDQRMQEFEELMERRPFLVNDVLLRRNPDDVQEWEKRVALWGDQDKKVIETYKQAIETINPRKATPNLHQLYLHFARFYEDGGSMARTDPSKALRDLPSARQILERAIKVPYRRVDDLAEVWCAWAEMEVRNGNYDEALRVLSRATAGPSGQNKIQAVSYYDDTLPPQSRLFKSLKLWGLYTDLQESLGSIESAKQAFDRIMELKIANAQTIINYATFLEDQHYFEESFKVYERGVEVFTYPVAFELWNVYLSKFAKRYGGSRLERTRDLFEQALEKCPPKFAKLLYLQYGQFEEEHGLVRKAMSIYERATKAVAVNDRYEMYIFYAAKASANYGLAATRPIYEAGIEALPDRQTALLCQRFAAMERKLGENERARAIYAHASQFCNPKTQPEFWKTWNTFEIEAGTEDTFREMLRIKRSVQAQYNTELATVLSSVETGEAPAAAEGADPMAMVEAQAKGDAPAFVSASALSRPAQDAANAEQVGGEDDDLL, from the exons atGCCAGGCGCTGAGGAATCCGGCGCGTCTGAGCTGGGGCGCCTGAGCGCGCTCCTGCCTCTGAGCTATCCCGTGCCGTCGCCTGCGACGCACGAGGACCTCGTGCCGCTGGACGATCTTGTGTTGGAGCAggagctcctgcgcaacACGGACAATTTCCGGTCGTGGATGTCGTACATTGCGCATGTCGAGGACAGCAACTACCGCAAGCGTCCTCTGCCGGATGCGGGCATGTCGTCGGAAGCCGTGGGCCTCTTGGGCCTGCTCTCTGATgcgtcgcagcgcctcgcgttCCAGCGCATCGTGAGCGTGTACGAGCGTGCCTTGGCCCAGTTTCCGCGTTCTTACCACCTGTGGCACAAGtacctcgatgcgcgcgcgcgtttcgtgctgggcgagctgcagggCGGTGCTGCAGCCGCACGCAAGCGCATGCTCCAGGCAAAcagcgtcgcggtcgacgcaGGTCcgacgctgctcgacacgcgcaaGGCCGAAGAGCAGGCCAACATCTACGAAggcggcctcgacggcgtgctgggCTGGAAGGAATGGcactcgctcgcggccgcatatgagcgtgcgctcaTGTGGCTGCCGACGATGCCGCGTCTGTGGCTCGACTACCTGAATCTGTTTGTGCACCCCAAGTGTTCCCCGGCCTTGTCGCGTAcgcatgcgcgccgcacatTTGatcgtgcgctgcgcacgctccccGGATCGCTGCACCTGCGCGTGTGGAAGATCTACCTGCGCTGGGCCGAGACGTGCGGcgggcacgtcgcgcaaAAGGTCTGGCGCCGGTACCTGCGCGTGGACCCCAGTCTCTCGGAGCGGTATGTCCGCCTGCTGGTCGAccaccgcggcgcgccgtgctaTGCGGATGGCGCGCAGTCGAGTATCGCACCggaagaggaggacgaggacgaggacgagctgaGTGTCACGGCGCAGAAACGCATCCTCGAGGCGTCCAAGATCCTCTTGCAGCTTGCGCGCAaagcgctcgccggcacCTATATCAGTCCTGACGGCAAGAGCCCGTTCCAGCTGCTGATCGAGTGGCTGGAGCTCACCGAGCGCTTCCCGGAGGAGATTGGGCTGAgccgcgaggaggaggaggcgtGTGCCCCCCTGGAAAAGAACGCCGACGGCTCCGTCATTGAGCCTGCGAGCGAGACCGAAGCCGCGGACCCGTCCAAGCTGCCGGTGCACCgcatcgtcgaggtcgacggTCTTGCGCGCTTCCCCGACCAGGCCGGGCGTCTGTGGACGGGCCTGGCGACGTACTATATCAAGCGTGGCGACCTGGTCGCCGCCCGCGATACCTTTGAGCAAGGCATGAAGCAGGTCGTGACGGTGCGCGACTTTACGCAGATCTTTGACGCGTACGCCGAGACGAGCGAGAATGTGATCAGCTTCATGATGGAAGAGCTCgcggaggacgacgaggacgcggcgccggtcgaggagcgcgaggccgaggttGACCAGCGTATGCAAGAGTTTGAGGAGCTGATGGAGCGCCGGCCCTTCCTTGTGAACGACGTGCTTCTTCGCCGCAACCCCGACGACGTGCAAGAGTGGGagaagcgcgtcgcgttgTGGGGCGATCAGGACAAGAAGGTGATCGAGACGTACAAGCAGGCGATCGAGACGATTAATCCCCgcaaggcgacgccgaACCTGCACCAGCTCTATCTGCACTTTGCGCGCTTCTATGAGGACGGCGGCTCGATGGCACGCACGGATCCCAGCAAGGCACTGCGTGATCTTCCGTCTGCGCGCCAAATCTTGGAGCGTGCGATCAAGGTGCCGTACCGCCGCGTggacgacctcgccgaggttTGGTGTGCGTGGGCCGAGATGGAGGTGCGCAACGGGAACTatgacgaggcgctgcgtgtctTGTCGCGTGCGACGGCGGGCCCCAGCGGCCAGAACAAGATCCAGGCCGTGTCGTACTATGACGACACGCTCCCCCCCCAGAGCCGCCTCTTTAAAAGCCTCAAGCTCTGGGGCCTCTATACGGATCTGCAAGAGTCGCTCGGGTCGATCGAGAGCGCCAAGCAGGCGTTCGACCGGATCATGGAGCTGAAGATTGCGAATGCACAGACGATCATCAACTACGCCACGTTCCTCGAGGATCAGCACTACTTTGAAGAGTCGTTCAAGGTGTACGAGCGTGGCGTCGAGGTTTTTACGTATCCCGTCGCGTTCGAGCTGTGGAACGTGTACTTGAGCAAGTTTGCCAAGCGATAC GGTGGCTCGCGCCTCGAACGTACGCGCGACCTGTttgagcaggcgctcgaaaAGTGCCCCCCCAAGTTTGCCAAACTGCTCTACCTGCAGTACGGCCAGTTTGAGGAGGAGCACGGCCTGGTGCGCAAGGCGATGAGCATCTACGAGCGTGCGACCAAGGCTGTTGCCGTCAACGACCGCTACGAGATGTACATTTTCTACGCCGCCAAGGCCTCTGCGAACTACGGCCTGGCGGCCACGCGCCCCATCTACGAGGCGggcatcgaggcgctgcccgaCCGCCAGACGGCGCTGCTGTGCCAGCGCTTTGCCGCGAtggagcgcaagctcggcgaaaacgagcgtgcgcgtgcgatCTACGCACACGCGAGCCAGTTCTGCAACCCCAAGACGCAGCCAGAGTTTTGGAAGACGTGGAACACGTTCGAGATCGAGGCGGGCACCGAAGATACCTTCCGCGAAATGC TGCGTATCAAGCGCAGCGTCCAGGCGCAGTACAACACCGAGCTCGCCACGGTCCTCTCCTCGGTCGAgaccggcgaggcgcccgccgcggccgaaGGCGCCGACCCCATGGCGatggtcgaggcgcaggccaagggcgatgcgcccgcGTTCGtctcggcaagcgccttgtcgcggccggcgcaggacgcggccaatgccgagcaggtcggtggcgaggacgacgatCTGTTGTAG
- a CDS encoding uncharacterized protein (TransMembrane:1 (o715-733i); COG:G; CAZy:GH5; EggNog:ENOG503NUZ4), with product MTAADLSGAALGGPIRIDGRYFVDAHGRVLLLRGVNVAGVSKIPSAPSLQDAYKNSQTISFVDRPFPLDEAHEHCARLRQWGMTLVRLLVTWEALSHDGPCPAHPIDGAYVVYLQKLLAVMEAYGLKVIVCAHQDVWSRLCGGSGAPGWTFTAAGLDVARLHATGAALVPEADGEPLSSAAPPGKAEPTGPFNWPSGYQKMAPATMATLFWGGRIFAPNLCLETDHTGAARPQNIQDFLQASYIAAYAQLVEALVLCPSFAGFDLMNEPHRGYIDLYSFHHWCYETDLHIGHYPSALQGFALSDGHVQDIPFYVKSWPFPSRMSHKTRVDPKKSVWIAPREFPNTRKSSGCIWREHGVWEWDAQKNKPIVLQADYFSVDPRPGQGRRKIEFYQDLYAPFLHAFSERLHHAAPEALLLVEPIPNEFMPRWTSDDGARPAPLTAATVITAPRPANLVYGPHFYDLNVLFFKAYNGMSVNVQGLSRGMFILFAVYFGARGLARNYYKQLAQLCSRGYASLGEVPILVGEVGIPYDVNDTLRTRPGDYRVQTTLLTALVSGLERNLISFTLWNYNPANKVALGDGWNQEDFSIVNFEHAAADRDNARRDEMLYRGGRALGAILRPYACKVAGIPLSTKWDARKKSLHFRWKNGPRSIHAATEIYVPDFHFRGVAVHVALSDGTYRYVPEEQTLYVEHSVHKPGAVHSVVLSVSAQEKKGILWAVLLAVLVALVAYCLRR from the exons ATGACCGCTGCGGACCTGagcggtgcggcgctcggcgggccCATCCGTATTGATGGCCGCTACTTTGTGGACGCGCATGGGCGTGTGCTActcctgcgcggcgtgaATGTCGCTGGCGTGAGCAAGAT CccaagcgcgccgtcgctccAAGACGCCTACAAAAATTCGCAAACGATCTCGTTTGTCGACCGTCCCTTTccgctggacgaggcgcacgagcactgcgcgcgcctgcggcaGTGGGGCATGACGCTCGTGCGTCTCCTGGTGACGTGGGAGGCACTGTCGCATGACGGCCCGTGCCCTGCGCATCCGATCGACGGGGCGTACGTCGTCTACCTGCAGAAGCTGCTTGCAGTAATGGAGGCGTACGGCCTCAAGGTGATTGTTTGTGCGCACCAGGACGTATGGAGCCGCCTGTGTGGCGGGAGCGGTGCGCCGGGGTGGACGTTTAccgccgccggcctcgacgtcgcgcggctgcacgcgaccggcgcggcgctcgtgccggaagccgacggcgagccgctttcgagcgctgcgcccccCGGCAAGGCGGAGCCGACCGGACCCTTTAACTGGCCGTCGGGATACCAAAAGATGGCGCCCGCGACGATGGCGACGCTCTTTTGGGGCGGCCGTATTTTTGCGCCGAATCTGTGCCTTGAGACGGACCAcactggcgctgcgcgtcccCAAAACATCCAGGACTTTTTGCAGGCGTCGTACATTGCCGCGtacgcgcagctcgtcgaggcgctcgtgctgtGTCCGTCATTTGCCGGCTTTGATCTGATGAACGAGCCCCACCGCGGCTACATCGACCTCTACTCGTTTCACCACTGGTGCTACGAGACGGATCTGCACATTGGTCACTATCCCTCCGCCCTCCAAGGCTTTGCGCTGAGCGACGGACACGTACAGGACATTCCGTTCTACGTCAAGTCGTGGCCGTTTCCGTCGCGCATGTCGCACAAGACGCGTGTCGATCCGAAGAAGAGCGTGTGGATCGCCCCGCGCGAGTTTCCGAACACGCGCAAATCCTCCGGATGCATCTGgcgcgagcacggcgtGTGGGAGTGGGACGCGCAAAAGAACAAGCCGATCGTCTTGCAGGCGGACTACTTTTCAGTGGATCCGCGGCCCGGCCAAGGGCGCCGCAAGATCGAGTTCTACCAGGACCTGTATGCGCCGTTCTTGCATGCGTTCAGCGaacg CTTGCaccacgctgcgccggaagcactgctgctcgtcgagcccATTCCAAACGAGTTTATGCCGCGGTGGACgtcggacgacggcgcacgccctgcgccgctgaccgccgcgacggtcatcacggcgccgcgcccggcaaACCTGGTGTATGGACCGCACTTTTACGACCTAAACGTGCTCTTCTTCAAGGCGTACAACGGCATGAGCGTGAATGTCCAAGGCCTGAGCCGCGGCATGTTTATTCTGTTTGCAGTGTACTttggcgcacgcggcctTGCACGCAACTACTACAagcagcttgcgcagctgtgTAGCAGGGGctacgcgtcgctcggcgaggtgccgaTCCTGGTCGGCGAGGTTGGCATCCCCTACGATGTGAACGATACACTGCGCACGCGTCCGGGCGACTATCGTGTGCAGACGACGCTCCTTACCGCGCTCGTGTctggcctcgagcgcaaccTTATTTCATTCACGCTGTGGAACTACAACCCCGCGAACaaagtcgcgctcggcgatggGTGGAACCAGGAAGACTTTTCCATCGTCAACTTTGAACACGCCGCAGCGGACCGCGACaatgcgcggcgcgacgagatGCTGTACCGCGGCGGACGTGCACTCGGTGCGATTCTGCGGCCGTACGCTTGCAAGGTCGCAGGCATTCCGCTGTCGACCAAGTGGGACGCGCGCAAAAAGTCGCTGCATTTTCGCTGGAAGAATGGCCCCCGGTCCATCCACGCCGCGACCGAGATCTACGTTCCCGACTTTCATTTCCGGGGCGTGGCGGTGCACGTTGCGCTCAGCGACGGAACGTACCGCTACGTGCCTGAGGAGCAAACGCTCTATGTCGAGCACAGCGTGCACAAGCCCGGCGCAGTGCACAGCGTCGTGCTCTCGGTGAGTGCGCAAGAAAAAAAGGGTATCCTATGGGCCGTGCTACTGGCCGTgctcgtggcgctcgtGGCGTACTGCCTCCGTAGATAA